Proteins from a single region of Vicia villosa cultivar HV-30 ecotype Madison, WI unplaced genomic scaffold, Vvil1.0 ctg.000739F_1_1, whole genome shotgun sequence:
- the LOC131630805 gene encoding uncharacterized protein LOC131630805, producing MAPPLKTGKRNYSYSFVNPNLKSVECLAKKITPDESTNFREKYGYILSLLKMPFTKDEQEGVHTLLQFYHPSLRCFAFTDYLLAPTLEEYSSFLGIPVGKEVPYYSAMKAPDSIEIAKALYLSKSVVEASLTKKGGCHGFRMEFLVKRGCDAAEAKEWDTFRAILALSIYGIVMFANVPDFVDMNAIHIFILQNPIPTLLGDVYHSVHHRNEQKGGLVRFCAPLLYRWFRSHLPERGAFVDSRYTSRWADRIMGLRAKDIVWYNRSLDHMEVVMSCGKFKNVPLMGIRGGINYNPILARRTYGYAFISPPEQAEIAENIYYHSATNVGQMAEAAQAWKSICWRDKKHFGQRDCATYKDYTEWVEVVANTQGMPFPPKDPLYPPADCGAESEID from the exons ATGGCTCCACCACTGAAGACTGGCAAGCGCAATTACTCTTATTCTTTTGTGAATCCTAATCTGAAGTCTGTTGAGTGTTTGGCAAAGAAGATCACACCGGATGAGTCAACCAATTTCCGAGAAAAATATGGGTACATTCTGAGCCTCCTCAAGATGCCATTCACCAAGGATGAGCAAGAGGGAGTTCACACTTTGCTTCAGTTCTATCATCCTTCCCTCCGTTGTTTCGCATTCACTGATTATCTTTTGGCTCCTACCTTGGAAGAGTATTCGTCATTCCTTGGCATTCCTGTTGGGAAAGAGGTACCTTATTATAGCGCCATGAAGGCCCCTGATTCCATTGAAattgctaaggctctttatttgagcaagtcagtCGTGGAGGCAAGTCTCACCAAGAAAGGAGGTTGTCATGGTTTTCGTATGGAGTTCCTGGTTAAAAGAGGTTGTGATGCTGCTGAAGCCAAAGAATGGGACACTTTTAGAGCTATTCTGGCTCTAAGTATCTATGGTATTGTGATGTTCGCAAATGTACCTgactttgttgatatgaatgccATCCACATATTCATTCTGCAGAACCCCATTCCTACGCTTCTGGGGGACGTTTATCATTCCGTTCATCATCGTAATGAGCAGAAAGGAGGTTTGGTTAGATTCTGTGCTCCGCTGCTATACCGTTGGTTCAGATCACATTTGCCGGAACGTGGAGCTTTTGTTGATAGTAGGTACACATCCAGATGGGCTGATAGAATTATGGGGCTTAGAGCTAAGGACATTGTCTGGTACAACCGATCCTtggaccatatggaagttgttatgagttgtgggaagttcAAGAATGTGCCTCTCATGGGCATCAGAGGTGGGATCAACTATAATCCTATCCTGGCTAGAAGAACATATGGATATGCTTTCATTAGTCCTCCTGAACAAGCAGAGATTGCTGAGAATATTTACTATCATTCAGCCACCAATGTTGGGCAAATGGCAGAAGCTGCGCAAGCCTGGAAGAGTATTTGCTGGAGAGATAAGAAGCATTTTGGTCAAAGAGACTGTGCGACTTATAAAGACTATACTGAGTGGGTTGAAGTTGTGGCCAACACCCAAGGGATGCCCTTCCCTCCAAAAGATCCTTTGTATCCTCCTGCTG ACTGTGGAGCAGAATCggaaattgactga